Within the Vigna angularis cultivar LongXiaoDou No.4 chromosome 10, ASM1680809v1, whole genome shotgun sequence genome, the region ACttggtttttctcttttaagaATCATAGCAATGCATCACAAAAATCAAGTTATGGTCAAGCAGTTTGCTTGTAGCATCTTACctttaactaataaaaattattatatgtatttgttttatagtttaataaaaataatagttttatctcaataataatataatatgcgTATTAATTAAGTGGTGTAACACACATTTGAACGCGAAACTTCATATACCAGAAAAGAATGaacttatataatatttacaacCTCTGAGATTGCCGGCCATTGAAGTTACCCATAGAAAATTAAGGTAATGCAAAGGTCCTTTAATGGTGGAATGTTTTCTTCTATGTGCAGCTGGCAGCAAAAATTAATGTCTCTTCAAAGGTTGGAAATGGCTTTGAAAATTATGTACAAATTCTTATCATCAAGTTTCATTAGTTGGAATGATGTACTTTATGTTCATCAATGAGAATGGAATATCTTCACTTCAAGcgaccataaaccctaaacctaataAAGCCAAGTAAGACTGTTTAATTATACTCTCATCGAAATAAGGGGAAAAGaataaggattttttttattagaaagttttgtttagtttaagaaaaaataaatatgtaatagaAGAAAGAGAACTTTGAAGAAAATTGGCTAATTACTTGTTTTCATCGtatctcaaaaataaaaaattcttccCCTTTTTGTTCCTCTTTTCATAAGAAAAAATCATCTCcggttacaaatataatcaataattgACACTCCAAAAAAATGGTATAATAATTTGagttcttaatattttaaattttataatacttttacaTGATTCATAACATATTTTAGAGTGGTAATTaaacactaattaatatatatatatatatatatatatatatatatatatatatatatatatatatatatatattcttacaaaatatgaaatttttttattattttaaaaattaaaatcaatttccTAGTTCAACATCTTACTTCATTTAAGACGTGTATCACCTTTAATAATTAGTTAAGGTGAAATCAAACCTAATTTATATACCGAATGATTAtcttttatgtaaaaatttCTTGGTAAAAGTAGTCATTTATAGAGAGAATGTGTGAATATTCGCTAAAATAAACGacataatacaataaaatattaaaaaatagtaattagtATTATGATTACGACAAAAACACCCTTATTATGTGAGTGAAAAGATTaccaattaattttatttattatctttctcACTAGCATAATAATATTGGTGATTTTATATATACGTAAGGtttattcaacaataacaataacCAATACAGCAATAATAGTAAGGTTTACTAGTATTTtcagtatttatatttatagtaataattagatgtttttatttatttattttttattcaatatagtctttatatttttttaaaagatttaatgtAATTCGTTTTCTTAGATTAACGTTAAAGTCATGAAGTAACATcgtaaaaggaaaatattaaattattaatataaatataaggataaaaatactattaaatataataataatgagatAAAGAAATTGGATGTTGAGTCACAATGGTAAAAGGAAAGAGGGTGgcccaaatataaaatgtaGCAAAATGATAGAAAAAGGAAAGTGATAAGTGTGAAAGTTGAAAGCATGTGGTGAACTTTCACTGGGATTTGTGACATTTTTCACAAACGAATCTTCAATCCTACCACAACTCATCATCAATCCTTCTCCAATCTCTTTCATAGACTTTCAAACCAAAATTAGAATCATAATAtatgtttcttctttttcaatcttatCAGAGAAGTAAGTTCGAGAACCCACGTCTATTAAagcaaatttattttatatatcaacatcatcaattattttgttattaaactggaaaacaaatgaacgaacaaGGCAAGAACAACAAATTGCGATGTAGCGGGTTGTTGTGTATGGGTGAGGAAAAATAtggagatgaaagagaaataaattggataagtgaggaaggtagATTAGGGTtaggcaagtgtttctgatttttttcaattgggactaaCGTAGAGACGACAGAGAAAATCTTGGAGTGAAAGAGATGAcaaagaaagggttgagaggaatgaagGAGATGAGCAAaagttttggattttttttttcttttagttttgagaatgaaaattattaaaatacccttaaccttataacttagaatccataatatattagggtatttttgtctactaaaacccagtacacattgctaaaatataccaactgaaaaacaagtGTACGcaagttagcaaaccccatatatatatatatatatatatatatatatatatatatatatatatatatatatatgagtgtaaatattattttcaaaatcaattgtgtaaaattgagttagttttaaaaattattttttaacataatattaaaattatgagtTATAATATATTCCAGTAAGATTTGTTACTAGTGCAAAATGAGCGTTGAATGTCTGACGTCACGTCTGACAACCAAACACCCAagttaaacatattattttacttgttatttGACGGTTATTGTTCTACCCATTCATACTTAGTCTTatgtataatatgtatatactTCAGAGAAATATgttataagttatatatttggtacaaatcttattatttttataaatgaattttgtaaaattgagttattAAAGTGTACACCAACTATATAATATGACATAGAATTCTTGGTCTTGGAATTGAGTAGGTGATGACAAGGAaatgaggaaaagaaaaacctctttgaatttatataattaaagtcAACATATGAAGGTTTTAGTATATAAGAAGCCATTTTGTACAGAAAAATTTTGCTGTTCTGCGAAATATGATATGATGGGGAGATAATTTGGATTCTACACTTGTGAAAAggtgtgattttcttttctctttaatataGCTTTTGATATGGAATATGTCTTTCTTTTCTCTAAagctttttgaaaatttatatttaggtTTATACATTTCACATGCGTCTTtgattagtaatttaatttacttacCACATTCACACGTCTTtgattagtaatttaatttacttatcACATTCACACATGTGTGACATCCTTTTACAGTTTTAGGGAAGGTGCGTGTATGTGATCTGTTATTAGTTTTTTGGTGAATCTATTGAATTTTGATCTATATTTCAcctaaaaaattcaaaaagcaTATCTTGATGTCCTATTTTGGTGAtgtgtgatattttttttctacaattttttCCATTATTGAGTCAAATATCTCATACTTCCTAATTAGTGTTATACAAGGTTTTTTGTGAGTGTGTATAACTGTatgatgaaatataaaattgacaAGTGATTTATATCGAATCATTTGACGAGGAAATAGATCTAGtgtaactttaaatattttaaaatattttagtcaaAGTTTATCATTTTAGCCTCTgtaattttattagaattatgatgatttaattaagttttaagttttaaatttgttttactaaagttttaattataatgatttaattatagATCTAGTAactttaagttttaattataatgatttaattatatatattaagagtGTTAAAGTGTGTAAGCTTAGCTTATGGTTCATGagttaaaaatgaatttgtaTTTTTGGTGAGTTAAAATTTTGTAACCTGATTCAATCAACCATTGGTTAACGAGTTAATGGATTAATTTActttaaagtaatttattttttcaatttattttatatattaattatattacaaataaagtAGATTGACCGGACTCgttattttataacattatttcaTAATAGTGCAACCAAAATGTTCATCTATTTTGCTACAcaatactttaaaatattagttgaAAATTAAAGTATACACTTATATAACTTAACAAACAAATGAATTAAACAATAACTATTCAAACATTATTGAACATCAATTTAACACTTAAAACGATGAAATTAATAACTTAAAGATTAATTTAGCAAAATTAATAACTTACATAATTagaagtaataaataattataataaacacataaaacgattaaaaaactaataaaaaattattattagtagatTAGAAATCAACTTACATTTAACTTAGTTCAAACCCGTTAACTCGTGGATCAAGTCTCGAATTTGACTCACAAttgaaaaaactattttttttattttgacatttcagttaaaagtaaattaaaatttgtcaatGACAAAACTTTTATACATTTTGATtttcgaatttaaaaaataaattgatataataatcgttatttaaagttaatttcttttatatggTAACGTTCTAGATTTACATTTGAATTTGTATATAACATACCTATAAACATCTCAAACACCAACTCAAAAATATTATTGGACTTAGAAAtgaattaaaagatatatatatatatatatatatatatatatatataattaaaatattatattatatgaaattttgattaaaaacaaattttaattttagttaagtataaaactaaaagtatatttatctCTAAAATAATGTGATTTTGGATCTTATAATTAATGGATAACAGCAGAGAAAGCAGCAAGGTCTCTCCTTGTAATGACTATGTGCATGAAAGTCAATTAAAGGAGCATATGATTGTAGGGAAAAGGAAGGGTTGTATGCATGCATTTGTAAAGTCCTGGTTTAAATAAGAATCATGTGGCTACATCATTCATCATTTATGtcataacaaatattaataacgcactttttttcttttagatttttctttattattaattaacatattaattAGACTTGTTTCTCTTCCTCGTTTCCCCCTTTAGGGTtcacaatattattatattgattattttagatattttagatTGAATAATGGACGGATACAGATTGTGcccattacttttattatacCGATGTGAAAATATATAGACAATTCTTTTTTATActgatataaatatttatagaaatgtgaaaacattttttttaaataaaattatttaatagtgagtctttaaaaattaaatttaaataaaagttaattttaagtaaGTCTTTAAAACTTAACATTTATTAACAAACGAGTATTTATAGCACTCGTATTTTTTACGTGTAGGGCAGATTTTACTTATAGATAAAcatgaaatttattttgtcatcgtaataaaaatattattaacgaATTTGTTCATGAAATTCtcatttacaaattttttatcatGTTCCCATTTGTTTCGTCAagtgtattttaaaatagatgTTATATTGACGACttaaattaatgttttcttactagtaattaaataaatattaattgaaaatttaaattaattaaaataatatttcgtgtaaagtaaattttttgagtaaatttaagtataaaaactCATTCTTATACTCATCgtcaatatttttctatataaaatttgtattttattttcttccaaataacaagtttatttgtatttacttaaatatttattaactatttttcttacaaaaataattaaaacaaattagacataatattataaaaaatttaatatataataaaagatttaatatgGAGATGAAcgaatatttattttcttttttataccaaataataatgaaaaatttataattacataaatatcgtaataaataaatgatttaatacttttttataatttaaatagataaaaaataaaataaatatgtatataattatcctcaatttaatataaaaagctAGGAATTGcatatatacacatatttatatatattatgaattcaaATATTACTTGTATACATAATGACACATATTCCTATTCATGTCTTATAAACATAATGACATTGCCTGTGTAAGTTTATTTATCACCTTACTTAAATTAGgtccaatataaaaatatttacttatttataaagttatcaACTTTGTTCTATACCAATATAAatcatgtaaaatatttttttatattagtgaaAATATTTGAGGAACAAAAATTCCTTCTTCTGCacattttatgattaatttagaTAATTCTCTAATATCTTCTTAAACATCTAATTTCTACTTACTAATGCGTTTTAGgtttataaaacataattttttaagcAAAGACAggatatatttatttagaagaTGAATAAGGCAAAGTTATACTGCAAACCTTTCTTCCCCATTTTATGGAGGAACGTTGAAAAAACCATCACACGTGAATAATTAGGTCAAAGTCGTTGTGGGATGATCACATCAGATTTACTAGAGTTCACGAAGAGCTTGATATTTCTACAGTACTCTTATGTTTCTTTCACATTACTGTATTACACCTTTTTCTTATGTTATTATTtctatataaaactttaaattaaggAAATCAAGTACAAGTTTACGGACTGATTAGAaggatttttaaattaagtacaAATAaggtaatgatatttttaaatgtcTTGCTAAAACTAATGTTTCGTTTTAGTTTAAAACCTTTAAAAAACACTGCTATAGACTAAGCTAGTATGTTGTTCTAGTTTAAATAGTTACCTTTAAATTACTAAAAGTAGACCATactaattagaaaaatattttttgacacacttatatttttttatatttatttaacattatttttaattatattttactttttttttcttaaaaaaatacaaaaatttatatttttataactattttatcctTAGATTCTACGTTAAATAAACGTAAAAGTGTGTCatgatatcattattttattaataaataattagcaACCTACTTAACTccttaaaattattgattaaacACTTAATATGATATAATGAAGAGAAAGTCCTTGAACACACGCAGTGTAACAGGAGTCAACGCAAAACCAGAAGTGTAAAAGACGCATGTTTGCACAATTATGATGACCTTTTTTCAATGAACACAgtataaattaatcattttttgaCCACAGGTGTTTAAATCTCAGAAGAAATCTTATTCACCTTGCATATATATACTTCAATTAGCTTCCATTTCCTTCAtcctttttcctttctctgATCAGATACAAAAGTAGCAGTCACTTTCTTGTTGCTGTCTCTTGTGTGTGTCATCATTATTGCATGCAGGATCAAAAGCTCGAATAAGCTAAGAAGGAGTTGGAAGAGGCGAGAGAAGAAAACAAGATGTTGAAGTTGTTGGACATTTTACAACAAGAAAAAACTGAAGATTGGGCAAATGCTAAAGGTGTAACTAGCCGTGAGGAAAGTGAAGAGAGTGAACTTGTGTCGCTTTCTCTTGGGATATCATTGAAAGGAAAGACTAAGGGTGAGAGGAAGCATTGCAAGAGAGAAGATGAGGGTATGGATAAAGGACTCAGACTTGGGTTAGATATCAATTTGGATCCTGTAGATCATGCTGAAGCTGCAAATATTTCCAGCACTGCAAGTAGTTTCGGTGAGGGAGGGAAGGAAGAGGAACCAAGTGAGATGTGGCCACCCAGTAAAGTTTTGAAGGCAATGAAATATGTGGATAAAAGTGAAGCTTCTCAAAATGATCAGCCCAAGAAAACTAGGGTTTCCATCAGAGCCAGATGTGATACTCAAACGGTTAGTAAATGTTCTGTGCAGAAATTGGTTGTTcttgagaatatatatatagcttAGATTGATTTTACTGCTAGAAGTCTAGaattgaaagaaacaaaaccctaatgaaaacaaacattaattggaagagaaaataaaagctAAGTTAAGAACGTGTCAAGGATCAAGTTAGTCTAAAAGCTTgctatgattattattattatgtcaTCTGTATACTGcaatttgtttttgtgtttctgTATTCAGAAAACTGAGATTATAAAGCTTTAATTTCTTGAACTTTAATGCAGATGAATGATGGGTGTCAATGGAGAAAATATGGACAGAAAATGGCAAAAGGAAATCCATGTCCCCGAGCTTACTATCGATGCACTGTTTCTCCATTGTGTCCTGTAAGAAAACAGGTAAGACTTTCATTATGGCTTGTTTCAGATAatcaataaaaagttataatttttctaataggagaaaagaaaaagaatgaaaattatcCATCTGGTTTCATACGTgctgattttattattttggatcaTACGtaaatttatatgtaatatGAATCTAATTGACTTATAATAATGATTAAACgtaaattttgagaaaaatttaattacaaaaatgtaacCTCGTATTTTTCACGTCACATTCCTAAACgttaaacataaatttgatGTCGTGGTATGATGTTTTTGTATTAGTGTTAAGATATCATATTAATGAATTTTCTACTGATTAATTAACATTCAGGTGCAAAGATGTGCTCAAGACATGTCCATATTGATCACAACCTATGAAGGAATCCACAATCATCCACTTCCTATATCAGCGACTGCAATGGCTTGCACAACTTCTGCTGCAGCTTCCATGCTTCAATCTCCCTCATTGAGTTCACAGAATGGACATGGACTAGTCAATTCAGCTATATCCTCCATTACCAATTTCAGTGCTCCTAATTACAACCTTGATAATGCTCTAAACTTCTCCACATACCATGTTTCAAGACCACATCAATTCTACTTTCCAAACTCATCTATTTCAAGCTTGAATTCTCACCCCACAATCACTTTGGACCTTACAGCACCCCCAACATCCTCAAACCTTAATTTTTCCTCAGGTTTCTCTCCTCTGCAATCTAGCATGTCTCCATCACCTTGGAGCAGTTACAGTAGTTACTTCAACTCAGGACCACTGACTCATAAAAGAAACCATGGTGATTACTTGCTAAACACTGGACATCAAAATCAGCCATATCTTGAGCATCTCCATCACCCTATTTGCACGAGCAACAATAACTTTTCTCAACGCTCTTTGCCGGATTCCATTATTGCTGCAACCAAGGCAATCACAAGCAATCCAAAATTTCAATCAGTGTTGGCAACTGCTCTCACAACATATGTTGGCAATGAAGCTGGTGGTGGTAGGTTAAGAGAAAACCATGTTCTTGAGAATGCAGAACTGAACTTAAAGCTATGTAGTGAAAACACCATAGGATGTGCATCATCAAGGTACTTGAACGTGTCTTCTTCTGCTCTTAACCCTCAACAAGGAAACTCAAGTATATTTCCACTACCATCATTACCTGAGCAATGGAAGTAAAACAGCATAATTAATGCATTGTTCCAAGATTCATCAGACCTCACTGTGTCCGTTTGTACTAGATTTTGGTAGAATTGATGTTAGTTTTGTATCGttgttgaataaaataaaaatgtatactcaaattatatgtttaattacAGATTTTATCTTGAAACGTGTATCTTCGTatgtgatgttgatttttggtACCTAAAGGGGTCTAGAAGTAATAACCTACAAAGGACATGCATGACTGTTTTGTTTTACctaatacaaagaaaaatattaaaaaggagaTTGAAGTCTAATTCGCTTCTAAGATCAAATTTGCACTTAACCATACtcaattacttttaataaacaGTTTTCAAGGTTGTTTGATTCTAAATTCCTGAAACAGAAGATTGTATCTTCGTATgtgatgttaatttttggtatcGAAAGCACTACAAAAATCTGTATTTTTACCGgggttttttaaaatattaccggcggttttaaGCCCCGCAAATCATATTTTCCGCGGTTGGAAAAACCGGTGGAAAAATGTCCGTCACCAAGCAAGTACCGGCGGTTCTGAAAAAACCGTCAGTATTAGCGGGGGTTCTCAGAAACCGCCGGAATTTCCAGGAGTTTTGTAGAAATCGCCGGAATTTCCACAAGTTTTGTATAGCGGGACTACTCAAAAACCGCTGGAACTAGCCGGAGTTATCTCAAAATCGCCCCTACTTTTGATGGTTTAGTTTACCGGGGTTTTAAAACCGCCGGGAATTTgtatagttcattttttttattgtaataaaattagattataataaaaatggttttattgacaaaacaaacaataaattaatatgaactaaaatttaataatattgtataaaataaactacattgttcaacctaatatcattcatacaactaagtgttcatacataaaaattaaaaagaaagaggtTCATTACATATGTTCAATATAGATATTCAATACTAAAAGTATGACTCATAAAAGTATTCAGtaacaatatctaatttttttcttcattacatCCATTGTTTGACCCACTCCCTTGAtcagatacctacaatataacataatagttagtcgataatatatttaataaaaaaatcatacaaataaatttaacaattattaccGATTTGTTTGCTTTTGATAATTTGGTTCTTTTAACATGTTTGCTTTACTGATTTTAGTTCGTAGattttgttcttttactttACTGATTCTAGTTTGCTGTTTACATTCTGGTACTTGATTTTACTACTGTTTTAATGTTTCAATGGTTTCTAATCAATTGGATCCTGTTCTCAAGTTCATTTCCAGTTTTTACAGTTTAGTTAGTTAATTCTATTAGTTTAGGTTTCATGCTTGGTTAGAATTAGGAATTTTAATTCTgcattttatattgttaaaattcTTCATTCCAGTAGTTAATTAGGATGAATTTACATATGGTTGCATGTGAATTTTACCATTCAACTCAGTTCTACATAAAAAATCAGATTATGCATTTGTTGTCATTAGTGTTGTCACCCTAATACAGTGGTTTTGCTGCCATATATGGTTTTCAGACGTGTAAATGTATTTATCACGAAATGTTGTTTAAGGTGCAGATGCATGACACAGGAGACAAGAAGAATCACCTTCCCAGCCATACAATTAACATGTGATTCCAATACTGCTCCCCTTACTCCTTAATAAACTCCTTAAGAACCCTTTTCCCTTCTCTACTCCTAATACAAGCCACCAACCCAACAGAAGCACCAGAACTTATATGTTGTAATGTTTTCATTATGCTAAGAAATCAATTTCCAAGGTAGAAGAAACATCACTGTTGATTGCCCCCTCTGTCTCCTAATATCACTAAATCCACTATCACCACAACACCTCATGGTTTCCATTATTCACTCACTTAATCATAAACTATATCAATTTGAAAGAACCTTGCCCTTATGTCCCCCAATAGCAACATCTTAATGCTAGCCTCACTTATTTAAATGCATAATTGCCTAAAGTTGTGTATTGAATCAAATGCATAATTGCCTGCATAATAAAATTGGTGTGTCTATGATTAAGTACCAATGAAGTACAAACTGATGtcgttttaataatttttttctttactccTTTCTTGTATATGATGAAGTCAATGAATTTGCTTCTGCATCATATACAATATtgcaaaataaaatagttactaATTAATTGCACAAgcaaagaaaaatttatttaacacatttaCTGTAAGGAGTTTAGggttaaaaaaatagataatatttcTCTTACTAGTTAGGGAAATTCTAATATCATTCTGACCAACTTCACCGTTTATTTTGATCATATATAGAACACTCTAAACTTTTACAACTATATTACCCATATAGTATTT harbors:
- the LOC108344499 gene encoding WRKY transcription factor 72A, whose product is MLKLLDILQQEKTEDWANAKGVTSREESEESELVSLSLGISLKGKTKGERKHCKREDEGMDKGLRLGLDINLDPVDHAEAANISSTASSFGEGGKEEEPSEMWPPSKVLKAMKYVDKSEASQNDQPKKTRVSIRARCDTQTMNDGCQWRKYGQKMAKGNPCPRAYYRCTVSPLCPVRKQVQRCAQDMSILITTYEGIHNHPLPISATAMACTTSAAASMLQSPSLSSQNGHGLVNSAISSITNFSAPNYNLDNALNFSTYHVSRPHQFYFPNSSISSLNSHPTITLDLTAPPTSSNLNFSSGFSPLQSSMSPSPWSSYSSYFNSGPLTHKRNHGDYLLNTGHQNQPYLEHLHHPICTSNNNFSQRSLPDSIIAATKAITSNPKFQSVLATALTTYVGNEAGGGRLRENHVLENAELNLKLCSENTIGCASSRYLNVSSSALNPQQGNSSIFPLPSLPEQWK